One Brassica napus cultivar Da-Ae chromosome A1, Da-Ae, whole genome shotgun sequence genomic region harbors:
- the LOC106452999 gene encoding uncharacterized protein LOC106452999, with protein sequence MAAPFFSTPFQPYVYQSQEDTVTPFQILGGEAQVVQIMLKPQEKVIAKPGSMCYMSGSIEMENTYTPEQEVGVVQWVLGKSVSSVLLRNTGQNDGFVGIAAPSLARILPIDLAMFGGDILCQPDAFLCSVHDVKVVNSVYQRHRARNIAAAGAEVFLRQRLSGQGLAFITAGGSVVQKNLEVGEVLTIDVSCIAALTPSINFRINYHAAPVRRAVFGGDNVVTATLTGPGIVFIQSLPFHRLSQRIARSVTSPNMRENPRFLVQIGLFLFLAYVVIASSLILTEM encoded by the exons ATGGCTGCTCCGTTTTTCTCTACTCCCTTTCAGCCTTATGTCTATCAG AGTCAAGAAGATACAGTTACACCTTTTCAAATTCTGGGTGGTGAAGCACAGGTTGTTCAG ATTATGTTAAAACCACAGGAGAAGGTCATTGCTAAGCCTG GTTCAATGTGCTACATGTCTGGTTCCATTGAGATGGAGAATACTTATACCCCTGAACAAGAAGTTGGTGTTGTACAGTGGGTTTTAGGCAAGAGTGTTAGCAGTGTGCTTCTTCGCAACACCGGGCAGAACGATGGTTTTGTCGGTATCGCTGCACCTTCTTTGGCTAGGATACTCCCA ATTGATTTGGCAATGTTTGGTGGGGACATCCTTTGCCAG CCAGATGCATTTCTCTGTTCCGTCCATGATGTGAAAGTGGTAAACTCTGTTTACCAGAGACATAGAGCTAGAAACATTGCTGCGGCTGGCGCTGAG GTGTTTCTGAGACAACGGCTATCTGGCCAGGGACTTGCTTTTATTACTGCCGGTGGCTCTG TTGTACAGAAAAACCTGGAGGTGGGAGAAGTTCTCACCATTGACGTTTCTTGCATTGCCGCTCTCACTCCCTCCATCAATTTCAGAATCAACTACCATGCTGCACCTGTAAGACGGGCAGTGTTCGGG gGTGATAACGTAGTAACAGCGACGCTGACGGGACCAGGCATTGTGTTCATCCAAAGCTTACCGTTCCATCGACTCTCCCAGCGAATCGCAAG GTCGGTGACTTCCCCAAACATGAGGGAAAATCCACGATTTTTAGTTCAAATAGGATTATTCTTGTTCCTTGCGTACGTTGTAATTGCATCTTCTTTGATCCTTACCGAAATGTGA